Genomic DNA from Modestobacter versicolor:
TCCCCGGGCTCGGCCACGTCATCGAGGTCCTGCGCACCCCGGTGGTGAGCCAGGCCCTGGTCTACGGCGCCCCGACCCTGCTGGCCGGCTGGCTGCTCCTGTCCATCTGGCGCCCGGCCCCGGCCGAGCGGCGCGAGGACGAGGACGCCGCCTGATGGGCGCGCTGCGCCGCGGCCTGCTGCTGGTCGCCGTCACGGCCGCCACCGTCGTGGGCCTGACCGCCGCGCCCGCCCAGGCCGGGTTCGACGACCGGGCCACCATGACGGCCTCGGTGGGCACCGCGAAGGTCGCCCCGCCGACGAGCCTCAGCACGGCCGGCACGAAGTGCGTCACCCGCACCGACGCCTGGGGCCGCACCTACACCACGCTGGAGGCCCGGCTCTCCTGGACCGGCAGCACCACCCCCAAGGTGACCAGCTACCAGGTCATCGCCTACGCCAGCGGCTGGTCCTACGAGGTCACCACGGTGAACGCCCCGACCACCGTCGTCACCGGCAGCTACGACAGCTACTACGCCACCCAGAACGTCCAGGTCGTCGTGACCGCCCGCACCAGCTACGGCTGGACCGCGGAGTCCGCCAAGTCAGGAGTCATCAAGTGCTGACCGCCCTCGTGATCGACGCCTCCCCCGCCGCCCGCCGGCAGGTCACCGGTCTCCTGGAGCTGTCCGGCTGGGGGGTCCACGAGGCCGCCGACGCCGAGGACGCCCGCTGGCTGAGCACCGCGACCCACCCCGACCTGGTGGTCACCGCCGCCACCGTGCCCGGTGCGGAGAGCGGCGCGGCCCTGCTGCGCGAGCTCCGCCGGGCCGGCAGCACCGCCCGCTTCCTCGTCGTCACCGTCGAGCCCACCGCCACCGAGCGCGCCGCGGCCCTCGCCGCCGGCGCCCTCGCCTGCCTGGCCGCTCCGGTCGACGCCCACCTGCTGCTCGACCTGGTCCGCAGACGCACCACCCCGGTCACCGAGCCGGCCGCCGCCCGCGACATGGTGGACGTCGAGGACCTGCACGACGCCGACCTGGACGCCGACCTGGTGGAGCGGCTGCAGGGGATGTACGACGCCGCGCTCCCCACCCGGTTCTCCGCGATCGACCGGGGCGTCCGGGCGGGTGACCCGCGGGCCGTGGCCTCCGCGGCGCACACCCTCGCCGGCACCTCCGGGCAGCTCGGTCACCCCGAGGTCGCCTCCGTCTGCCAGGCCATCGCCTCCGACGCCCGGCGCGGGATCATGGCGCACGCGCTGGTCTCCCGGCTGGCCGGGCTGGCCGGGGTCGACCGCCGGGCCGCCGACCGCCGCGACGCCGTCCGCACCACCCCGGACCGCCGGGTCGCCCGCGCCGACCGCCGCGCGTCGATGGCCTCGGCCGCCGACGTGCTGAGCGGCCGGATGGACCTCGGCGGCCTGCTGCACGCCGCCGACGCGGCCGCCGGCCGGCTGGCCGCGCGCCGCCGGGACATCGCCGCCTGACCACGACAACGCGGCCCGGTCCCACGGGGGGACCGGGCCGCGTCGTCGGATGCAGCTGTACTACCTGAAGGAACGCCTGCTGCCCGACTGCTCAGGCGACCAGGCGGTACCCCACCCCCCGGACCGTCTTGATCTCGGGGTGGCTCAGCCCCGCGGCCGTGAGCTTGCGCCGCAGGTTGGACATGTGGGCCTCGACCAGCCGGAGGTTGCCCTCCCAGTCGGTCTGCCAGACCTCGCGCAGCAGGGTCTCCCGCTGCAGCACCCGGCCGGGCCGGGAGACCAGCGCCGCGAGCAGGTCGAACTCGGTGCGGGTCAGGTCGACGGCGGCGCCGTCCACCCGCACCTCGCGGCTGTCCGGGTCGACCTCCAGCTCGGCGAGCCGGCGGACGGTGTCCTCGACCGGCTGCCGCGGCTCGGGCGCGGCCGCGGTGCGCGGCCGGCGGAGCATCGTCTGCACCCGCGCCACCAGCTCGCGCGGCGAGAACGGCTTGGCCATGTAGCCGTCCGCTCCCACGGCGAGGCCGATCAGCAGGTCGACCTCCTCCGCGCGGGCGGTCAGCATGAGCACGTAGCAGTCGGTCTCCGCGCGGAGCTGGCGGCACACCTCGGTGCCGTCGGCGTCCGGCAGTCCGAGGTCCAGGACGACGACGTCCGGCGGCTCGCGCCGGACCTCCGTCAGGCACTCGGCTCCGGTGGTCGCCTCGCGGACGTCCATCCCGGCACGGCGCAGCACGGTGACGACGAGTTCACGGATCTCGTCGGTGTCCTCGACCACGAGCACGGACTGACCCGGCACGACCCCTCCCCCACGTCTGGCACCAGCAGGACGCCGATCTGGCGTCCTGCTGGTGATCGTCACGTGGGGCGCGGACCTCCACCCCGCCGGTGCCCGGCCCACCCCATCGGGTGACCGCGCCGATCACACGAAGGCGGACATCCCGGTGATCGAGCGGCCGACGATCAGGGTGTTCATCTCGCGGGTGCCCTCGTAGGAGTACAGCGCCTCGGCGTCGTTGAAGAACCGGACGACGTCGTAGTCCAGGACGATGCCGTTGCCGCCGAACAGCTCGCGGGCCCAGGCGACGGTCTCCCGGCCGCGGCTGGTCACGTAGCTCTTGGCCAGCGCGGCCTGGTCGTCGCGCAGCTCGTCGGTCTCCTGCAGCTGGGCGACCCGCACGGTCATCCCGAGGCTGGCGGTGACGTTGCCGAGCATCCGGGCGAGCAGGTCCTGGATCAGCTGGAAGCCGCCGATCGGCTTGCCGAACTGCTGGCGCTCCTTGGCGTAGGCGACCGCCACCTCGTAGGCGCCGACCTGGCAGCCGACGCCGCTCCACGCCACCCCGCCGCGGGTCACCTTGAGGACCTTGTTGACGTCCTTGAAGGTGTTGCCGCCCTCGAGCTTGTTCGCCGCGGGGATGCGGCAGTCGGTGAAGGCCAGGTCGGCGTTCTGCACGGTGCGCAGCGCGAACTTGTCCTCGATCTTGGTCGCCTGGAAGCCGGGGGTGCCCTTCTCCACGACGAACGTCTTGACCTGGTCGTCGTCCACGTCGCGGGCGAAGACCACCACGACGTCGGCGAAGGTGCCGTTGCCGATCCAGCGCTTGGCGCCGTTGAGCACCCAGGAGTCGCCGTCCCGCCGGGCGGTGGTGCGCATACCGCGGGCGACGTCGGAGCCGCCCTCGGGCTCGGTCAGCCCGAACGCGCCGATCGTCTCCAGCCGCATCATCGAGGGGATCCAGCGCTGCCGCTGCTCCTCCGAGCCGAGGATCATGATCGAGCCCATCGCCAGGCCGTTGTGCACGCCCAGGAAGGTCGCCATCGACGGGTCGACGCGGGAGAGCTCCATCGCCTGGAAGCCGGTGAAGAGCCGGGACGCGCGCGGGCGGCCCTCCCAGTCGTAGGAGCGCCCGACGATGTCGGCCTCGGCGAACTTCGGCACCAGGTCGTGCGGGAACTCGGCGGCGGCCCAGGCGGCGTTGACCCGCGGCTTGATCTCGCTGGCCAGGAACTCGCGCAGGGCCAGGAGCTCCTTCTGCTCGTCCTCGGGCAGCAGCGACTGGAACCCGAAGAAGTCGGCGGGCAGGAGCAGGTCGGTCATGGCAGCGGTGCCTTCTCTCTCGTCGTCCTCGACGTCCTGACCCGATGCTGCGCCCGATCCGCCGCCCCAGCCACCGAGGGTGTCCCAGCTCACCCCAGCGGCTTCGTCCAGGTCAGCTCGTAGCGCCAGAACGCCAGCCGCCGCACCCGGACGCCGGGCAGCACGGTGGCCGCGGTCGCCCGCACCTGGCGGGTGGTGAGCTCCGGGTCGCGCACCGGCATGGCCCGCACGTCGGCCGGGTGGGCGAGCAGCGGCCGGCCGGTGAGCGCCCGCCCGGCGGCGAACGCCCCGCCCAGCACCCGGTGCCCCAGCACGGCGGCCAGCTCGACCGGGAGCTCGGCCGGCAGGTCGGTGCGCGGCAGGGCGACGGCGACGAGCACCCCACCGGGTCGCAGCCAGCCCGCCATCCGCTCCAGCGCCGGGGCCAGCGGCAGGTGGTGCAGCGCGCTCATGCTGAGCACGGCGTCGTACCCGCCGTCCGGGAGGTCGACGGTGAGCGCGTCGGCCTGCCGGACGGCGACGTTCGCCGGGACCCGCGCCCGGGCGAGCGCCACCATCGCCGGGTCGCGGTCCACGGCGTCCACCCGCTCCGCGCGCCGGGCGAGCTCCCCCGCGAGCGCGCCGGCACCGCACCCGACGTCGAGCACCCGCTGCGCGCCCGGCGGCACCCGGCGGAGCAGCAGCCGGTGGTACCAGGCGTTGTGGTCCCAGTCCGTCGCGCTCATGCCCGGAGCTCGACGGCGATCGACGGCCGGGGCGGGGTGTCGCCGGTGTGGACGGCGGTCACCGCCAGCCCGTGCGGCGCCGCCAGCCCGGCCACCCGGTCGGCCTTCGCCCGCGCCTGCCCCGGCTGCAGCGGCTGGTCGACCAGCAGGACCCGGCCGCCGGGGGCCAGCACCCGCCGCACCACCGCGAACTCCGCGGCCGGCGGGCGCCAGAACGCCCCGACGTGCACGGCGACCACCAGGTCGAACGCGCCGTCGGGGAGGTCGGCGGCGAGCAGCTCGGTCGTCCGCACACCGACCGTGCCCGCGGCCACGGCGGCCGCGTTGCGGTCGGCCGCCGCCCGGGTCATCGTCGCCGAGCGGTCCAGCCCGAGCACGGAGCCGCCGGCCAGCCGCCCGGCCAGCAGCGACAGCATTACGCCGTGGCCGCAGCCCACCTCGAGCACGCGGTCGCCGGGCCGCGGCGCCGCCACCTCGGCCGCCCAGGCCAGCCGGGCCGAGGCGGTTGCCACGGCTAGTTCAGCGGCCGGGTACCGGCGGGGAGCGTGCCACCGGAGACCATCCCGGTGACCGCGTCCTGCAGCGCGGTCAGCGCCACCCGCTGGGTGAACGGGCCGGTGGACACCCGGGCGACCCCGAGCTGCTCGAGCTCGCGGGCCGGCAGCGAGACACCGGGCACGC
This window encodes:
- a CDS encoding response regulator, which produces MLTALVIDASPAARRQVTGLLELSGWGVHEAADAEDARWLSTATHPDLVVTAATVPGAESGAALLRELRRAGSTARFLVVTVEPTATERAAALAAGALACLAAPVDAHLLLDLVRRRTTPVTEPAAARDMVDVEDLHDADLDADLVERLQGMYDAALPTRFSAIDRGVRAGDPRAVASAAHTLAGTSGQLGHPEVASVCQAIASDARRGIMAHALVSRLAGLAGVDRRAADRRDAVRTTPDRRVARADRRASMASAADVLSGRMDLGGLLHAADAAAGRLAARRRDIAA
- a CDS encoding response regulator transcription factor, which produces MPGQSVLVVEDTDEIRELVVTVLRRAGMDVREATTGAECLTEVRREPPDVVVLDLGLPDADGTEVCRQLRAETDCYVLMLTARAEEVDLLIGLAVGADGYMAKPFSPRELVARVQTMLRRPRTAAAPEPRQPVEDTVRRLAELEVDPDSREVRVDGAAVDLTRTEFDLLAALVSRPGRVLQRETLLREVWQTDWEGNLRLVEAHMSNLRRKLTAAGLSHPEIKTVRGVGYRLVA
- a CDS encoding acyl-CoA dehydrogenase family protein, whose product is MTDLLLPADFFGFQSLLPEDEQKELLALREFLASEIKPRVNAAWAAAEFPHDLVPKFAEADIVGRSYDWEGRPRASRLFTGFQAMELSRVDPSMATFLGVHNGLAMGSIMILGSEEQRQRWIPSMMRLETIGAFGLTEPEGGSDVARGMRTTARRDGDSWVLNGAKRWIGNGTFADVVVVFARDVDDDQVKTFVVEKGTPGFQATKIEDKFALRTVQNADLAFTDCRIPAANKLEGGNTFKDVNKVLKVTRGGVAWSGVGCQVGAYEVAVAYAKERQQFGKPIGGFQLIQDLLARMLGNVTASLGMTVRVAQLQETDELRDDQAALAKSYVTSRGRETVAWARELFGGNGIVLDYDVVRFFNDAEALYSYEGTREMNTLIVGRSITGMSAFV
- a CDS encoding class I SAM-dependent methyltransferase; this translates as MSATDWDHNAWYHRLLLRRVPPGAQRVLDVGCGAGALAGELARRAERVDAVDRDPAMVALARARVPANVAVRQADALTVDLPDGGYDAVLSMSALHHLPLAPALERMAGWLRPGGVLVAVALPRTDLPAELPVELAAVLGHRVLGGAFAAGRALTGRPLLAHPADVRAMPVRDPELTTRQVRATAATVLPGVRVRRLAFWRYELTWTKPLG
- a CDS encoding methyltransferase domain-containing protein — protein: MATASARLAWAAEVAAPRPGDRVLEVGCGHGVMLSLLAGRLAGGSVLGLDRSATMTRAAADRNAAAVAAGTVGVRTTELLAADLPDGAFDLVVAVHVGAFWRPPAAEFAVVRRVLAPGGRVLLVDQPLQPGQARAKADRVAGLAAPHGLAVTAVHTGDTPPRPSIAVELRA